One region of Microbacterium sp. M28 genomic DNA includes:
- the rpsN gene encoding 30S ribosomal protein S14: MAKKSKIARNEQRKVIVERYAERRAELKKTLVDPNATDEAREAARVGLQKLPRNASPARVRSRDAIDGRPRGVLTKFGISRVRFRDMAHRGELPGVTKSSW; this comes from the coding sequence ATGGCTAAGAAGAGCAAGATCGCTCGCAACGAGCAGCGCAAGGTCATCGTCGAGCGCTACGCCGAGCGTCGCGCCGAGCTGAAGAAGACGCTCGTCGACCCGAACGCCACCGACGAGGCCCGTGAGGCCGCACGCGTGGGCCTGCAGAAGCTGCCCCGCAACGCGTCGCCGGCTCGCGTCCGTTCGCGTGACGCCATCGACGGCCGCCCCCGTGGCGTGCTGACGAAGTTCGGCATCTCGCGTGTCCGCTTCCGCGACATGGCGCACCGGGGCGAGCTGCCCGGCGTGACCAAGTCCAGCTGGTAA
- a CDS encoding DUF3592 domain-containing protein: protein MRHPGPGPREAIRPQNVWDALEAVMDSIGVLIGVMCLLLGAAAAALFVWFIRRMLVQWRRSGSAQRSWPRIAAVVESVDGRAGSGVETARYRFVVDGVEVTGIDDASVVPEATAGTTIEIAYDPADPRDNTIAAKIPGRRWLWLVMSVIVAVLFGLCASGLLALGVDGLFIH from the coding sequence ATGAGACACCCCGGCCCCGGGCCGCGCGAAGCGATACGTCCCCAGAACGTCTGGGACGCGCTCGAAGCGGTCATGGATTCGATTGGGGTGCTCATCGGCGTGATGTGCCTCCTGCTCGGTGCCGCAGCAGCCGCCCTGTTCGTCTGGTTCATCAGGCGCATGCTGGTGCAATGGCGCAGGTCGGGCAGCGCTCAGCGCTCGTGGCCGCGCATCGCGGCCGTCGTCGAATCCGTCGACGGCCGGGCGGGCTCGGGCGTCGAGACGGCGAGGTACCGCTTCGTCGTCGACGGTGTGGAGGTGACCGGCATCGACGATGCGTCGGTCGTGCCGGAAGCGACCGCGGGCACGACGATCGAGATCGCCTACGACCCAGCCGACCCGCGCGACAACACGATCGCTGCGAAGATCCCCGGACGTCGGTGGCTGTGGCTCGTCATGTCCGTGATCGTCGCCGTGCTGTTCGGACTGTGCGCCTCCGGCCTGCTCGCACTGGGCGTGGACGGCTTGTTCATCCACTGA
- a CDS encoding endonuclease domain-containing protein: MDPIIELRRLGGVAQVRALLGTGVTIHALRKAKTAGAVTRIRKGWVALPDADPILVGAARRGVVLTCITLAKRQKLWVRKVDALHVGAPPTAGHVAAPEAVVHWNRPILARMPGAVEDLLVNALVIATSCLVREDAVTLWESALRNGRVQKHEVLRLPLPARARSIVTQASLWSDSGLESIVVHRLAWLKLPLVQQAWVLGHWVDRLIGDRLVIQIDGGTHVGAQRTEDIAHDALLKLHGYHVIRIGYDQIMNHWTEVQALIMTAVAQGLHLAR, from the coding sequence ATGGACCCGATCATCGAACTGCGCCGACTCGGCGGCGTCGCGCAGGTGCGAGCGCTGCTCGGCACTGGCGTCACCATCCACGCCTTGCGCAAGGCCAAGACCGCAGGCGCCGTCACGAGGATCCGCAAGGGCTGGGTCGCTCTCCCGGACGCCGACCCGATCCTCGTCGGGGCGGCACGACGCGGTGTCGTCCTGACCTGCATCACGCTGGCCAAGCGACAGAAGCTCTGGGTGCGGAAAGTGGACGCGCTGCATGTCGGCGCGCCGCCGACTGCCGGGCACGTGGCCGCGCCAGAAGCGGTGGTGCACTGGAACCGGCCCATCCTCGCGCGGATGCCGGGCGCCGTGGAGGATCTGCTGGTCAACGCGCTGGTCATCGCCACCTCCTGCCTCGTCCGCGAAGATGCCGTCACGTTGTGGGAATCAGCGCTGCGCAACGGACGCGTGCAGAAGCATGAGGTGCTCCGCCTGCCCCTGCCCGCTCGGGCGCGGAGCATCGTGACGCAGGCCTCGCTCTGGTCGGACTCGGGGCTCGAGTCGATCGTCGTGCATCGGTTGGCATGGCTGAAACTGCCGCTCGTCCAGCAGGCGTGGGTCCTCGGGCATTGGGTCGATCGGCTCATCGGCGATCGACTCGTGATCCAGATCGACGGCGGAACGCACGTCGGGGCGCAGCGCACCGAGGACATCGCTCATGACGCCCTGCTGAAGCTGCACGGCTACCACGTCATCCGCATCGGATACGACCAGATCATGAATCACTGGACCGAGGTGCAGGCCCTGATCATGACCGCCGTCGCTCAAGGGCTCCACCTCGCCCGATGA
- the rpmG gene encoding 50S ribosomal protein L33 has translation MAKKAQDVRPIIKLRSTAGTGYTYVTKKNRRNTPDRLVLKKYDPVVRKHVEFREER, from the coding sequence ATGGCCAAGAAGGCACAGGACGTCCGTCCGATCATCAAGCTCCGCTCGACGGCGGGCACCGGTTACACCTACGTGACCAAGAAGAACCGTCGCAACACCCCCGACCGCCTCGTGCTGAAGAAGTACGACCCGGTGGTCCGCAAGCACGTCGAATTCCGAGAGGAGCGTTGA
- a CDS encoding HU family DNA-binding protein, whose product MADKSITKTELVASIASATGQSQATVSGVLDALFSSVSDAVAKGSKVSIPGWISFEQVDTAARTGRNPQTGAEIKIPAGKRVKVTAGSKLKAAVK is encoded by the coding sequence ATGGCTGACAAGTCCATCACCAAGACCGAGCTCGTCGCGAGCATCGCTTCCGCCACCGGCCAGAGCCAGGCCACCGTCTCCGGTGTGCTCGACGCTCTGTTCTCCTCGGTCTCCGACGCCGTTGCCAAGGGCAGCAAGGTCTCGATCCCGGGCTGGATCTCGTTCGAGCAGGTCGACACGGCCGCCCGCACGGGCCGCAACCCGCAGACCGGCGCCGAGATCAAGATCCCGGCCGGCAAGCGTGTCAAGGTGACCGCCGGTTCCAAGCTCAAGGCTGCCGTCAAGTAA
- a CDS encoding bifunctional copper resistance protein CopD/cytochrome c oxidase assembly protein, protein MTTPAQRVSAYRIAGPAILLIAGVVATVVALIYGGAAEAPRLLDPGPVVRWGLPLAKMLTNVTAAVMLGSLVLALFALKVGTRPFERAMDAASAGAAAFTVASGISAFLTFMSAFNPTLSADRLFGEQLGDFLLNTALGQSWLITTLMGATVTVLAFAWRTWTPVLLTAILAAASFLPLATQGHSGDVAGHNIAVNSILLHTVGAAVWLGGLLLVVLLRRTPELEVTSLVQRYSTLALAAFVVVTVSGLARSIVALGGWSGLLTPYGGILVAKIVLLVAMGALGAWYRSRLIPKLDRDRRWFWMLVLCEVALMGLASGAAAALARTEPPAGDTPPAVRTPAEILTDSPLPPELTFDRWFTEWNVDVLWLVAAGFGLVFYLAGMLRLRRRGDRWPIHRTVFWVLGLLLLVWVTSGALNAYQDYLFSVHMMGHMLLSMAIPLLLVSGAPITLALRAIEKRDDGTRGGREWIMWAVHSPFARVVTHPFVAAGIFVGSLWAFYFTDLFRWSMYEHLGHEWMVAHFLISGYLFVMSLIGADPVPYRLPYPGRLITLIAVMALHAFFGIAIMMQTGLMVSEWFGAMGRTWGPTPLEDQYIGGGIAWSVGEIPTLILAITVAIQWSRNDSKVQRRRDRHADRTGEAELEEYNARLAELAAKDARAAARERR, encoded by the coding sequence GTGACCACGCCCGCGCAGCGGGTCTCGGCGTACCGCATCGCCGGACCCGCGATCCTCCTCATCGCCGGTGTCGTCGCCACCGTCGTGGCCCTCATCTACGGCGGCGCCGCCGAAGCGCCTCGTCTGCTCGACCCCGGCCCCGTCGTGCGCTGGGGGCTGCCGCTGGCCAAGATGCTGACGAACGTCACCGCCGCCGTGATGCTGGGCTCGCTCGTGCTCGCCCTCTTCGCCCTCAAAGTCGGCACCCGGCCGTTCGAGCGGGCGATGGATGCCGCATCGGCAGGAGCCGCGGCATTCACCGTGGCATCCGGGATCAGCGCCTTCCTGACCTTCATGTCGGCGTTCAATCCCACACTCAGCGCCGATCGACTGTTCGGCGAGCAGCTGGGGGATTTCCTGCTGAACACGGCCCTCGGCCAGTCCTGGCTCATCACCACGCTCATGGGCGCCACCGTCACCGTGCTGGCGTTCGCCTGGCGGACGTGGACTCCCGTGCTGCTCACGGCGATCCTCGCCGCGGCATCCTTCCTGCCCCTGGCCACGCAGGGACACTCGGGTGACGTCGCCGGTCACAACATCGCGGTCAACTCGATCCTGCTGCACACCGTCGGCGCGGCGGTCTGGCTCGGCGGGCTCCTGCTCGTGGTGCTCCTGCGGCGCACGCCTGAGCTCGAGGTCACGTCCCTCGTGCAGCGCTACTCCACGCTCGCGCTGGCGGCGTTCGTCGTCGTCACGGTCTCCGGCCTCGCGCGCTCGATCGTCGCCCTGGGCGGCTGGAGCGGACTGCTGACGCCGTACGGCGGCATCCTGGTCGCCAAGATCGTGCTGCTGGTCGCGATGGGAGCCCTCGGAGCCTGGTACCGGTCACGATTGATCCCCAAGCTCGACCGCGATCGGCGCTGGTTCTGGATGCTGGTGCTCTGCGAGGTCGCCCTGATGGGGCTCGCCTCCGGTGCCGCAGCGGCGCTCGCGCGCACCGAGCCGCCGGCCGGGGACACACCGCCCGCCGTGCGCACACCGGCCGAGATCCTCACGGACTCGCCGCTGCCGCCCGAGCTGACGTTCGACCGCTGGTTCACGGAGTGGAACGTCGACGTGCTGTGGCTTGTCGCAGCCGGTTTCGGACTCGTGTTCTATCTGGCCGGGATGCTGCGGCTGCGGCGTCGAGGCGACCGCTGGCCGATCCACCGGACGGTGTTCTGGGTGCTCGGCCTCCTGCTGCTCGTCTGGGTCACCAGCGGCGCCCTCAACGCGTACCAGGACTACCTGTTCAGCGTGCACATGATGGGGCACATGCTGCTGTCGATGGCGATCCCGCTGCTGCTCGTGTCGGGAGCGCCCATCACGCTCGCCCTGCGTGCGATCGAGAAGCGCGACGACGGAACCCGCGGCGGTCGCGAGTGGATCATGTGGGCCGTGCACTCGCCGTTCGCCCGCGTCGTCACGCATCCGTTCGTGGCGGCCGGCATCTTCGTCGGGTCGCTGTGGGCGTTCTACTTCACGGACCTGTTCCGCTGGTCGATGTACGAGCACCTCGGTCACGAGTGGATGGTCGCGCACTTCCTCATCTCGGGTTACCTGTTCGTCATGAGCCTGATCGGAGCGGACCCCGTCCCGTATCGGCTGCCGTATCCAGGACGGCTGATCACGCTGATCGCGGTCATGGCGCTGCACGCGTTCTTCGGCATCGCGATCATGATGCAGACCGGCCTCATGGTCTCCGAGTGGTTCGGCGCGATGGGCCGCACGTGGGGCCCCACCCCACTCGAGGATCAGTACATCGGTGGCGGCATCGCGTGGTCCGTCGGGGAGATCCCGACGCTGATCCTCGCGATCACGGTGGCGATCCAGTGGAGCCGCAACGACTCCAAGGTGCAGCGCCGACGCGACCGGCATGCCGACCGCACCGGCGAGGCCGAGCTCGAGGAGTACAACGCCCGGCTCGCCGAACTCGCGGCGAAGGATGCCAGGGCGGCGGCGCGGGAGCGGCGCTAG